The Thalassospira sp. TSL5-1 sequence TCAATGGCTGGATAAACCTGTTGGGGCGTGATGGCCGGTCATTCATTCCGCCGGTAACAGCATCGCCTGTTGATGGCTGGACCTGGATGGTTTCGGGGCTTTGACCGCTGCCGGATGATGTGTCGGCCGGTTTATGATCAATCCCCCTAAAAAGGAACGCCCCGGTCATGATGGACGGGGCGTTAATCCGGGGTGAAAGAGCGTTGGCAATACGAAGGAACCTGGTCTTTGCATGCCTGTTTGCTTTTACGAGAGGTTTGTTTTTGCAAAATAGCGAATAGCTTTCGGTTTATGTGTTGCAACCAGAGAGGTCACACCGTGTGCATTTTTTTAGCTGAGGGCCGCGCTGTAACCATGATGGCGGGGTTGGCTGCGTAATGCCCAGATCGCAGCCTGGGTGCGGTTATCAACTTTGATTTTGCGCAGAATGCTTTTGACGTGCACTTTAACGGTTGCCTCGGAGATATTCAGCCGAATGGCAATGCGCTTGTTGGAATCTCCGCTTGAGAGGCATTCGAGAATTTCCTGTTCGCGGGGGGAAAGGTCGATACCGAGAATATCGATGGAATCCAGTTCAAGCGACGACATGAAGTGGAAGCGCTCCATCATGATCGACGCCAGGTTTGACGGGTAAATCTTTTCGCCTTCGGTAATCAATTGGAACGCCAGTTCTATGGCTGTTTGGGAAACATCGTCCAGCAGAGCACCGTTTACACCCAGATTAAACAATGCAAATAGGTGTTCTGCGTCATATTCATGCGCCAGAGTGATGATTCTGACTTTGGGATTGCTGGCACGAAAAGCGGCAAGAGATGTGATCTGGGCCTGGAAATCGTCGATGCTAACCAGCACGACATCAATGGTGCGATTGGGGGGAGTTACGGAAATCAGGTCGTCGAGATGCGGGGCATTGATGGTTTCCGTATTTTTGCTATGTGTCAGTAGGCTGGTAAGGCCTGTTCGTAACAAAAGGCTGGAATGAACAACTGCAACGAGTGTTTTTGCAGTTCCATTTGTCGTCTGCATTGGTTTTGTTCCCTGTTTGGCTGTTCTTTGTTTTGCCGGAATAGACGTTTGCAAGATAAATCCTTCCGGCCGGACTAACTGCTTATATTTTTTGAGTAAAATTTGGCGCTTTTGGATGAGATTCCTGCGCTTCTTAATCAGAATATCTGTCTGATGCCCTTAAATCCATTCTCCTGTAGGGTTATATTTTCTTTTTGACTATCTATTGTGGGTAATATTTAGGGCGTTTTGTCATGATATTTTGGGTTGTGGTTTTTCTTTTCTATGAATCCGGTTGTTTAGAACAAGAAGCGTGTATTCCTCCGCAACGTTAGCGGAGAAAATTTTCGGTGCGGAAGCAATGAGCTTGATTTTCAAAGGCGCTGGTAAAATGAGGTCATTGCGGCATCAGTGTGCCAGTGTGTGACGCACTGATGCGACAGAGGACATGATTCCAGACAGTGAGGACTGTAAAAACCGTCTTCCATGTGGTTTACGGGCGGCGAACCGGGCCGTGCTGACGGTAGAAGGCTGCACCTTCATTTTTTCCAACGGTGGTTTTACAACATGGAATTGTGCCTGCGCCGTCAAGCGGTAAGCTGGTTACAGCGGTGCGGAGGCTTGTCTTGCATGATGAAAAAAGGCTGCCCTGAAAGATTTGCCCTTTGACGTAGAGACCAGATGGCCGCCTGGGTCCTGTTGGAAACGCCGATTTTTCTCAGAATGCTTTTGACATGTACTTTGACCGTTGCTTCGCTGATATCGAGTTCATTGGCGATGGCCTTGTTGGACTCGCCATGTTCCAGGCAATACAAAATTTGCTGTTCACGCTGTGACAGATTGACATCTTCGTCATTCAGGTCCGGTGACGTGGCGGCGCAAGGTGAATGAATGCGCGAAAGCAGGATTTGCGCCATATTAGATGGAAACAGCTTTTGGCCTTCTTCAAGCAGGCGGAAGGCCAGTTTCAGCGTTCGTTGTGAAACATCGTCAAGTAACGCGCCGTCAATATTCAGCTCGAATAAAGCAAATAGCTCTTCGAGTTCATAACGACGCGACAGGGCGAGAATTTTGGTTTTTGGATAGCGGGCACGCAAGGATGCAAGTTTTATTGTATCCTGTTTGATATCATCAACGTTGAACAGAATTAGATCTATTCGGTCGTTTTTTGGAACACGTTTGCAAAGCTCATCAAGAGACATTGCATCAGTTACGAAGATGTCCTGGAAATCCGCAAGAACTTTTTGTAGTGCATGTCGCATCAGCTTGATGGGATGCACAATGGCAATATATTGAATGTTGCCTTCTTCCATTAACGTCATGGTTCCCCCAAAGTAATAGTAAGTGCTTCGTTCCTTGTTAGAGTGATCCGTGCTTCTTTTTTTATTTTGGGAGCTAGTCTTGTTGAGAGTTCGCTACCCTTTTCGCCTTGATAGGTTATGCGGTGACTTGTGATCGATCCATAACTATAGGGAGTTAAAGCGTGCCGAGTTTGCCCCATTGTGGGTAGAGAGCATGAGTCTTTTTTTTCTTTATTTCAGGCATATACGTAAGGATATGTTTTTTGTGTGTTTAAAAAATACATTAGTTTTTCTAAATAAATGAGTGCAGTTTGCATTCGTTTAGAATCGGCGCTTTTTAGTTTCTTTTGCCGGATTCTGTTAAATTTCATTTAACTTCATGTATTTAATGGGGTGCTGGAATGGAATATTGCGATTTTAAGTCTTTGTTTCAGTATTATTTTCAGCCCTATACCGAGAGGTTGGAATATTCCTGGTGATATACTGATTGCGTCCCATTGCTGTACTTAAGGTGAATTTAAACCTACCCTAAAGAGACGTCATCTGGCCGGATGTTTTCGTGTGGTTAGCCGCAAAGAGCGCCGATTCTTCCGGTTTTGGATCAAAATAGGTAGGGCTATCAACGCATAAGTATTAGCCCCGCTGAGGCAGGTTTTGGGGAGTTGACCCAAAATTTTTCCGCTCAGACAGGGCTTTGGAGAAATGCTTTACCGTTTTTGGTCAGGAATGGTTTAGATAATGGCGACGTCCAGGCCAATATCAACTGCCGGGGCACTTTGAGTAATACGTCCGACGGAAACATAATCCACGCCGGTTGCGGCAATATCGGCGATGGTATCCAGCCGAACACCGCCGGATGCCTCGGTTTTGCTGCGGCCATCGACAATGGCAACCGCCTTGCGCAGCATATCCGGGCCCATATTATCCAGCAGGATGATATCCGCCCCGGCATCGACAGCTTCGCGCACCTGATCGAGGGTGTCGCATTCCACCTCGATTGTTGGTAGGTTGGCAGCCTTTGCCATTTCCACGCATTTGGTGATCGAACCAACCACGCCAATATGGTTGTCCTTGATCATCACGCCATCATAAAGGCCCATGCGGTGGTTTTGCGCGCCGCCCATGCGGGTGGCGTATTTTTCCATTTTACGCCAGCCCGGCAGGGTTTTGCGGGTATCAAGCAGCTTGGCCGATGTTTTGCCCATTGCCTGCACATAGGCGCAGGTGGTGGTGGCAATGCCCGAAAGATGCTGAAGGGTATTAAGGGCGGTGCGTTCGGCAGTCAGTATACCGCGCGCCGGACCTTCGATCACGGCAAGGATCGATTTGGGGTTCAGCGTATCACCGTCATTACATTTTTTGTCGATTTTGGCATCGGGCACCATCTTGCGAAAACATTCCAGCGCAATATCAAGCCCCGCAACCACAATGCTTTCCCGGGTTTCAAGGGCAACGCGCAGGCGGGCCTCTTTGGGAACGACATTGTCTGATGTGATGTCACCTGTGCCGATATCCTCGGCAAAGGCACGGTCGATAAACTCGGAAATTTCGCTTTGGGTCAGGTCGGTCATGGGGGCGCCGTATTTTGGATCAGACAGGGATCATGCAAGGTAGTATGACTGGATGCGGTGTGTGCCGTGCTGCGAAAAAACAGGCCCTGCAGGATATGCAGAGCCTGAATCTTCTGGCTCAAACAGCGGGTTCGGCTGCAGCCTCTTTTTTCAGCGGAATACCTTTTGACAATTCCAGCATCCGTTCCAGCGGTTTAACGGCCTGAAGGCGCAAATCTTCGGGCATGACGATTTGCGGGCCATTATTGACCAGGCACAGATACAGCTTTTCAAGCGTGTTCAGTTCCATGAATGGGCAGTTATTGCACGCACAGCTACCATCTGCCCCGGGAACCGGGATGAAGGTTTTGTGCGGGGCTGCCTTTTCCATCTGGTGGATGATGTGGGGTTCGGTGGCGATCAGATATTTCTGGTCGGGACCATCAATCACATATTCCAGAATGGCGCGGGTGGAGCCGATCTGATCAGCATGGCGCAGGATGCCGTCATGGCATTCCGGGTGGGCGGCAATTTTGGCATCGGGATGCTGGGTTTTCAGGCGGATCAGTTCGCGTTCTGAAAACTGTTCATGTACGATGCAGGATCCCTGCCACAAAACCATATCACGGCCGGTTTTCTTGGCAAGATAGCTGCCCAGATGGCGGTCCGGGGCCCACAAAATCGGTTGGTCCAGTGGGATCTGGTCGATAATTTCAGCCGCATTTGACGAGGTGACGATAATATCGGACGCGGCTTTTACCTCAGCCGAGCAATTGATATAGGTGATCGACACATGGTCCGGGTGCTGTTCGCGGAATTTGCGAAAGGCCTCTGGCTGGCAGGAATCCTCAAGCGAGCATCCTGCCTTTGAATCGGGCAACAGAACGGTCTTTTCCGGGCTGAGAATCTTGGCGACTTCGGCCATGAAACGCACCCCGCAAAACACAATGACATCGGCATCGGTTGCCGCCGCCTTGCGCGACAGGTCCAGGGAATCGCCAACAAAGTCGGCCAAATCCTGAATTTCGCCATCCTGATAATAATGGGCCAAAATGATCGCGTTCTTCTCTTTCTTGAGGCGTTTGATTTCGGCCTCAAGATCCAGCGTCGGATCAATCTGGGTTTCAGACATTGCACCGGCATTTGCCTCGGCAATGGTGGTAATCTGGTTCATGGCGTTGTCTCATCTCGCCTTGTTGCAATCCGGAGGTAAGCAACGGGACCGGATATTGCAAGTTGATGACTGTTTGAGAACCTGAATATCGTTATTGGGCCGCGATGGCAAGGGAATGGGGGAATTATAGAGGATCTGGCCCTATTGGGAATTCGCCAAGACAATCAGGTAATCTTGTATCTGATAAATCTTTCATCTGACCGGTTTTTTCCTTATGATTGTGTTAATTATTAATACAGGAGTTTGCATCATGCCACGGACAACAAGCGTGACAATTGGATCGCAACTTGACGAATTTGTGGGGGAGCTGATCCAGTCCGGGCGTTATGGCTCGACCAGTGAGGTTGTGCGTTCTGCTTTGCGATTGCTCGAACGTCGTGAAAAACAGATGCAGTCTTTAAGAAGCGCGATTGAGGCCGGCGACAAGAGTGGTGAAAGCGATTTGTCGTTGCGTGATATTGCCGCACAGGTGAAACAGAAGCACGATGTATAGATTATCGGCTCTGGCCGTCGACGATTTCAGAGCGATCTTTGAATATACTTTGCTTAATTTTGGTATGCCCCAGGCAGATAGGTATGTTGATGATCTTGAGAACATTTTTGCTCTGTTGTCAAAATCGCCGCATATCGGAGCTGAACTTGCCGACATTTCTGTCGGATTGCGCCGTCATCCTCATAAACATCACACCGTTTATTATCGTAAAACCAGGGATGGCATCTTCGTTGTAAGGATCCTTCACCAGCACATGGACGTTGATCCGTCCTTGTTGTAAATGTGAAAGCGGTTTGCGGTCAGGGTTTAGAGTTTTGGGTTTAAGATCAAACCGTAAACCCATAAATATCCCATTCCGCGCGGCTGACTTCCTGGATCATCTGTTCATATTCGGCGCGTTTGATGGCGGCAAAGGCGGTATGCAGGCAATCGCCTAGCGCATTGCGGGCAAAGGCGGATTGATCAAAGCGGTCAATGGCCTCCAGCCAGCTTCTTGGCAGGTTGGACGGGACCTTTTGCGCATCCATTTCAACCTGGCAGGGCGCGCCGGGGTCGGTTTTGTTTTCAATACCATCCAGTGCGGCAGCAAGCGTTACGGTCGCGACCATATAGGGGTTGGCATCCACGCCCGCGACGCGATGTTCAAAATGGCGGGTTTTGCCGGGCTGGCCGGGCACGCGAATGGCGACATTGCGGTTTTCCACCCCCCAGTCATCAGACGCCGGGGAATAAACCGTGGAGGCAAAACGCCGCCAGCTATTCAGGAACGGGGCCAGAACCAGCATGGTATCGCCCACCGTTTGGCGCAGGCCGCCAATGGCGTTGAGCATCATGGGGCTTAAGCTGTCATCGGGTTGATCGGCAAACAGGTTGCTGCCATTTTCATCAGCCATCGACAGATGCAGGTGCATGCCCGATCCCGGCTCCGTGCCAAAGGGTTTTGGCATGAAGCAGGCTTCCATGCCAAAACGCCGGGCGCAGGTGCGGATCAGGCGTTTGGCAATAATGACATCGTCGGCAGCGTGCAACAGGTCACGATAACGAATGGTCATTTCATACTGGCCGGGGCCATATTCGGAAATCACGGTTTCCAGCGTGATGCCCAGATGCGCGGCCCCGTCATAGATCGCATCAAACAGCGGCGACATTTCATCAAGCTCATCGACCGACATGGTGTTGCGCAACAGACTTTGGCGTTTGGTTAGGGCATAGGGGGCGGGAAGATAGCGCCCGTCGGGTGTTGGATTGGGATCAACCAGATAGAATTCCAGCTCAAACGCGCCCATCGGGTTTAGGCCCATTGCCTTGGCCCGGTTGATTTGTCGCAGCAGGGCCGGGCGCGGTTCGCCGTCAACCGGGGTGCCATCGTCGTTGAACATGGTAATCAGCAATTGCCCCCGTTTGGTATGGGGCAGATAGCCCAGCGTGCCGGGAATGGGCCAGCAGCGTTTATCGCCGCCCCCCGCCGTCATCACCAGACCTGAGCCATCGACATCCACACCGCGCACATCCTGCCCGAAAAGTGACAGGGGCAGGGCGCGGCCCGATGTGTAAATCCCTTCAAGTTCATGGCGACGCACGGTTTTGCCTCGGCCAATGCCGTGGCAGTCGGTCAGAAACACGTCGATTGCCTGAAGGTCGGGATATTTTTTAAGGAATGCCTGTGCCTCGGCAAGGTCGGCACCAGTTGGGGCAATTTGCGTGTTTCGTGACATGGTCTTTATCCCTGATAACGCCGGAAGAAATAACGGTCCTGCGGCACACCTTCGGGCAGGGGTTCGGCGATGGTGCCGGGCACGTCAATTTTCTGGTCGGATGCGACAATCGCCCCTTTCATCAGGGCAGGCGGCAGCGTTTTGCCGATGAAGGACGCGATTTTGGCGTTCAGCGCCTCGTCCCCGGTGCCAACATCGGAATGAACCAGGGCAACACGGCCTTTAAACTGTTCGACAGCCTGCGGCAGGGTTTCAAAAATATCGCCTAGAAACAGGTGATTATCACCGGGGATACATTTGGGATGGGCGTTAATCTGCCGGTCAAAAACATAAATTTCCCGGTCCGGCATAATTTCGCGCAAGTGATCAAAGGTGCGGCCATTGCCAAGGCCGATTTCAAGTACAAGACCATCCAGATCCTGGATCATGACGGCAGAGGCATTCAGGCAGTCGCGCTGGGCCTGAAGGCGGCGAATAACACTGTTAAGGCGGGACATTTATTTCTCCGTTTGGGGCGAGGCATCCGGGACGATGGGTGTTTCGACAGTGTCGTAAAACACCATGCCCGGCGGTGGATTCTGCCGGTAATGATCCAGCCGGGACTGCCAGTTTCCTTCATGAAGTTCAAGGCGATGGCCATCCGGGTCCAGAAAATAGACAGACGCCCCTTCGCTGCGGTTTGTTTTCCATTCCCGGGCACCGGCATCGTGCAGTTTCTGGCGCATGGCGGCAAAGTCGGCCGGGTCAACATCAAAGGCAAGATGGGTATAGCTGGTGGCGGGTGGCAAGGATTGAGGATCAAGGCTAAGACATAACCATACATCGCCTAGCAACAGATAAGCCCCTTCGTCCCAGCGTGCCAGGGGACGTGCCCCCAGAACGCCGGTATAAAAGGCAAAGCTTCCCGCAAGGTCGCGGGTGGCAAAGGTGATATGATTGAGCCCCCTGATCACGGTTTGGGCGTTCAGGCCAGCGGGTCGGTGGCGTCAAAGGCCGGAACAAGCTTGCGGAAATCATCCAGCCAGCCTTGCAAAACCGGATATTTTGCCCGCCATGCGCCATCAAAGCGCAGGTCAAGATAGCCCAGCGCACAGGCCGTAGCGACATGACCAATGGTAAGATCATCAGACAGTGACGGCGGATTGGCAGCCAGTTCATCAAGCGCACGGCGCACTTTTTCGGATTGATAGGTCAGCCATTCCTGATGGCGTTTTTCTTCCGGGCGCATCCGGGTTTCGTAAACCTGCAGGATTGACGCATCGACAATGCCATCCGCTAGCGCCTGAAGGGTCAGCGCCTGCCAGCGGGCATCGCTTTCGGTCGGATGCAGGGTTTTGCCATCGGCAAGGGAGTCCAGATATTCGCAGATCACGCGCGAATCATAGATTTTGCGGCCATCATCCAGGATCAGGATGGGAATTTTACCCAGCGGGTTTTGCTGGCGAAGGGTATCTTCCGGGTTTTGGGTATCGGCAGCTTCGACGGTAAGCTGGTCGTAAATGCCAAGATATTTTGCCGTAATTTTGACTTTGCGCCCAAAGGGAGAGGCAGCGGAAGAACGAACGATCATGGGGCGGGCCTTTCTGTGCCAACAAAGATTATTGGCGCAGTGTAAGGGGAAAAAGCGGCTTGATGGAAACCAAATTTCCGCTCCGGCCCGTGATTGTCGGGCTTGTGGTAAATCGGGCAGGGTTTTGCTCTAAGCAATTGAAGCCGTTGGGGCCCCCAGACAAAACGCGGTTTCACGCATCAGGACGAATAACTGCGTTCGGCTTCGGGGTTTTCGGCTTCATTGCGCGACAGGGCAGCAAGGTGCAATTCGCGCAGCATGCGCACGCTGGGACGCAGGGCAAAAAAAACGCTCCCCACCAAAAACAGCCATGTCCCTGCTTCCATCAGGGATTTGTAAAAGAAAAGGATCGAACCAACGATAAAGGCAATGGCGGCCAGTAGGTCAACCGCTGAATAGATCAGCTCGTATATGCTGTAGACTTCACGGTGGCGCGGCGTCTGGTCGAACCGACGGGCACGGAACAGTTTCATGCGGGATCTCCTGCAAAGAGGGGGCTTCACAGGAATTGAACGCAATTGAGGCAGAATTGTTTCGGCAAACTGTTGATTTTATGTCCTTTGTTGCCAGATTTCATCGCGCACGGGGATGGGCACCCCGATAAACTGCCATCAGGCGTTCGCTATCGACCGAGGTGTAACGCTGGGTCGTGGACAGCGAAACATGGCCCAAAAGGTCCTGAATGGTGCGTAAATCACCGCCGCCTGCCAGAAGGTGGGTGGCAAAGCTGTGGCGCATGGCGTGCGGCGTTGCCGTTTCCGGCAGATTGAGCAACGCACGGATGCGGCGCATTTCGCGCTGGGCGACCTGGGCAATCAGGCGTTTGCCCCGTGCGCCCAAAAACAGCGGATCATGGCCGGTTTGGGTGTAGGGGCAGGCAGTAAGGTAGTCGTCAATCGCCTCGATCACGACGGGTAACACCGGCACCAGGCGTTGTTTGTTGCCTTTGCCGGTAATGACCAGCGATGAGCCTTGCGGGCGCTGGTCGTAATTAAGGCTTAAGGCCTCGGCAATACGCAGGCCACAGCCATAAAGCAGGGTAAACAGGGCCAGGTTGCGCTTTGCCAGCCACGGGTCGTCCTGAAAGGCTCCGGCATTGTCGATCACGGCCATTGCATCTTCGGGGGTTAGCGGTTTGGGAACCGATTGTGCCTGCCTTGGATTGCGGATGGTGGTGATGGCGGCATTTTGCCCCCGCCCGGTGCGGTCGAGAAAACGATAGAAATTGCGCAGTGTTGAAAGGGCGCGTGCGGTGGATGATTTTGCCATATCCGCGGCATTGCGGTGCGCAAGCCAGCTTCGGAAATCGCGCGGGGTGAGGGATAATAGCGTTTCCAGTGTGGGCGCACCGCCGCGATGCTGGTCGATAAAGGCGAAAAACGCATACAGATCGACCAGATAGTTTTCGGTGGTGTGATGGGAGGCCCGCCTTTCACTGCGCAGCCATTGCAGCCAGGCATCCACGGTTTGCCGGGTATCGGTGGGCAGCGTCAGGGCGGTTAGCGCGCTTGAGGGTTTGTCTTTCAGGCCGGGTTGGTCAGCCATCGGCGCACACCAAATTCAATAACGGATGACAGAAACAGGATCAGATCCGCCCCCTGTGCCGGGCTGAAATAGCCGGGTTCGGCAACCCCAAAGGCCACCAGCCCGACCGGATCGTCGTAAAACGGGGCCAGGCGAACAAGGGCGGCGGAATTGACAATATCGGCCTTGGGGCCAAAAATGGCCTCGTCGCCCGCATGTTCGGGCACCAGCCAGACATCGTGATCTTCGCCCAGCACCTGGTCAACGGCACCCTGTGTCAGGCGGCGCACCCGCCCGCCACAGCGCGGTACCGGGTTATCGGGATGTTCTTCAAAACAGATGGAAATGCAGTCCAGATCCAGAAGTTGCGGCACCAGATCCTGCAGGGCCTCGACAAAGGTTTCAAACCCGCGTGCATTGAGCAGGGCCAGAACCGCCCGGTGAATGCGCTGCTGGGTTTCGAGGTTGGATTTGGAGATATTGATCAGCTCGCTGGTGGCACCGCGCAGCCGGTCGCTTTCGGCGCGCAGGCGTTCAACAATATATTGCTGCATGTCGGCGACACCGGACCCATGATGGCGCACCGGCATTTCCAGACTGTCGAGAAGTTCGTGGCGGTGTTTGAAAAAGTCAGGATTTTCTGCAAGATATTCGGCGATATCTTCTGCGCGCAAAGCAGTTTTTTCCATGTGTCCCGGCAGTTTGTTGT is a genomic window containing:
- a CDS encoding response regulator transcription factor, with the protein product MQTTNGTAKTLVAVVHSSLLLRTGLTSLLTHSKNTETINAPHLDDLISVTPPNRTIDVVLVSIDDFQAQITSLAAFRASNPKVRIITLAHEYDAEHLFALFNLGVNGALLDDVSQTAIELAFQLITEGEKIYPSNLASIMMERFHFMSSLELDSIDILGIDLSPREQEILECLSSGDSNKRIAIRLNISEATVKVHVKSILRKIKVDNRTQAAIWALRSQPRHHGYSAALS
- a CDS encoding response regulator transcription factor, coding for MTLMEEGNIQYIAIVHPIKLMRHALQKVLADFQDIFVTDAMSLDELCKRVPKNDRIDLILFNVDDIKQDTIKLASLRARYPKTKILALSRRYELEELFALFELNIDGALLDDVSQRTLKLAFRLLEEGQKLFPSNMAQILLSRIHSPCAATSPDLNDEDVNLSQREQQILYCLEHGESNKAIANELDISEATVKVHVKSILRKIGVSNRTQAAIWSLRQRANLSGQPFFIMQDKPPHRCNQLTA
- the nadC gene encoding carboxylating nicotinate-nucleotide diphosphorylase, producing the protein MTDLTQSEISEFIDRAFAEDIGTGDITSDNVVPKEARLRVALETRESIVVAGLDIALECFRKMVPDAKIDKKCNDGDTLNPKSILAVIEGPARGILTAERTALNTLQHLSGIATTTCAYVQAMGKTSAKLLDTRKTLPGWRKMEKYATRMGGAQNHRMGLYDGVMIKDNHIGVVGSITKCVEMAKAANLPTIEVECDTLDQVREAVDAGADIILLDNMGPDMLRKAVAIVDGRSKTEASGGVRLDTIADIAATGVDYVSVGRITQSAPAVDIGLDVAII
- the nadA gene encoding quinolinate synthase NadA produces the protein MNQITTIAEANAGAMSETQIDPTLDLEAEIKRLKKEKNAIILAHYYQDGEIQDLADFVGDSLDLSRKAAATDADVIVFCGVRFMAEVAKILSPEKTVLLPDSKAGCSLEDSCQPEAFRKFREQHPDHVSITYINCSAEVKAASDIIVTSSNAAEIIDQIPLDQPILWAPDRHLGSYLAKKTGRDMVLWQGSCIVHEQFSERELIRLKTQHPDAKIAAHPECHDGILRHADQIGSTRAILEYVIDGPDQKYLIATEPHIIHQMEKAAPHKTFIPVPGADGSCACNNCPFMELNTLEKLYLCLVNNGPQIVMPEDLRLQAVKPLERMLELSKGIPLKKEAAAEPAV
- a CDS encoding type II toxin-antitoxin system ParD family antitoxin encodes the protein MPRTTSVTIGSQLDEFVGELIQSGRYGSTSEVVRSALRLLERREKQMQSLRSAIEAGDKSGESDLSLRDIAAQVKQKHDV
- a CDS encoding type II toxin-antitoxin system RelE/ParE family toxin; its protein translation is MYRLSALAVDDFRAIFEYTLLNFGMPQADRYVDDLENIFALLSKSPHIGAELADISVGLRRHPHKHHTVYYRKTRDGIFVVRILHQHMDVDPSLL
- a CDS encoding glutamine synthetase family protein, with translation MSRNTQIAPTGADLAEAQAFLKKYPDLQAIDVFLTDCHGIGRGKTVRRHELEGIYTSGRALPLSLFGQDVRGVDVDGSGLVMTAGGGDKRCWPIPGTLGYLPHTKRGQLLITMFNDDGTPVDGEPRPALLRQINRAKAMGLNPMGAFELEFYLVDPNPTPDGRYLPAPYALTKRQSLLRNTMSVDELDEMSPLFDAIYDGAAHLGITLETVISEYGPGQYEMTIRYRDLLHAADDVIIAKRLIRTCARRFGMEACFMPKPFGTEPGSGMHLHLSMADENGSNLFADQPDDSLSPMMLNAIGGLRQTVGDTMLVLAPFLNSWRRFASTVYSPASDDWGVENRNVAIRVPGQPGKTRHFEHRVAGVDANPYMVATVTLAAALDGIENKTDPGAPCQVEMDAQKVPSNLPRSWLEAIDRFDQSAFARNALGDCLHTAFAAIKRAEYEQMIQEVSRAEWDIYGFTV
- a CDS encoding class I SAM-dependent methyltransferase, translating into MSRLNSVIRRLQAQRDCLNASAVMIQDLDGLVLEIGLGNGRTFDHLREIMPDREIYVFDRQINAHPKCIPGDNHLFLGDIFETLPQAVEQFKGRVALVHSDVGTGDEALNAKIASFIGKTLPPALMKGAIVASDQKIDVPGTIAEPLPEGVPQDRYFFRRYQG
- a CDS encoding fosfomycin resistance glutathione transferase yields the protein MIRGLNHITFATRDLAGSFAFYTGVLGARPLARWDEGAYLLLGDVWLCLSLDPQSLPPATSYTHLAFDVDPADFAAMRQKLHDAGAREWKTNRSEGASVYFLDPDGHRLELHEGNWQSRLDHYRQNPPPGMVFYDTVETPIVPDASPQTEK
- a CDS encoding glutathione S-transferase N-terminal domain-containing protein translates to MIVRSSAASPFGRKVKITAKYLGIYDQLTVEAADTQNPEDTLRQQNPLGKIPILILDDGRKIYDSRVICEYLDSLADGKTLHPTESDARWQALTLQALADGIVDASILQVYETRMRPEEKRHQEWLTYQSEKVRRALDELAANPPSLSDDLTIGHVATACALGYLDLRFDGAWRAKYPVLQGWLDDFRKLVPAFDATDPLA
- a CDS encoding YrhK family protein is translated as MKLFRARRFDQTPRHREVYSIYELIYSAVDLLAAIAFIVGSILFFYKSLMEAGTWLFLVGSVFFALRPSVRMLRELHLAALSRNEAENPEAERSYSS
- a CDS encoding tyrosine recombinase XerC, whose translation is MADQPGLKDKPSSALTALTLPTDTRQTVDAWLQWLRSERRASHHTTENYLVDLYAFFAFIDQHRGGAPTLETLLSLTPRDFRSWLAHRNAADMAKSSTARALSTLRNFYRFLDRTGRGQNAAITTIRNPRQAQSVPKPLTPEDAMAVIDNAGAFQDDPWLAKRNLALFTLLYGCGLRIAEALSLNYDQRPQGSSLVITGKGNKQRLVPVLPVVIEAIDDYLTACPYTQTGHDPLFLGARGKRLIAQVAQREMRRIRALLNLPETATPHAMRHSFATHLLAGGGDLRTIQDLLGHVSLSTTQRYTSVDSERLMAVYRGAHPRAR
- a CDS encoding DUF484 family protein, with amino-acid sequence MEKTALRAEDIAEYLAENPDFFKHRHELLDSLEMPVRHHGSGVADMQQYIVERLRAESDRLRGATSELINISKSNLETQQRIHRAVLALLNARGFETFVEALQDLVPQLLDLDCISICFEEHPDNPVPRCGGRVRRLTQGAVDQVLGEDHDVWLVPEHAGDEAIFGPKADIVNSAALVRLAPFYDDPVGLVAFGVAEPGYFSPAQGADLILFLSSVIEFGVRRWLTNPA